AGATCGCGCCGCAGGTGGCCGACCGCGACGGCGGCTACACCCGCATCACCAAGATCGGCAACCGCAAGGGCGACAACGCCCCCATGGCCGTGATCGAGCTCGTGCTCGAGCCCGTCACCCCGAAGGCGAAGCCCGCGAAGGCCGCTCCGGCCGAGGAGCCGGCCGCCGAGGAGCCCGTCGCCGAGGAGGCCGTGGTCGAGGAGGCGCCCGTCGCCGAGGAGACCGCCGCGGAGCCTGCCGCCGAGGAGGCCGACGCCGACGCCAAGTGACGTCGCGTCCACGCCGTATGAACGCCCCGGGCACCCGTGCCCGGGGCGTTCGTCGTCGAATGATCTGTCCCGCCCGCCGGAGAGGATGAGCACGATGACCGACAACCTGCACCCCGAGCCCCGCCAGGAGCCCCTGCGCGACCGTGTCGCCGGAGCCCGGCGCACCGTCGTGCCCGCCCATCCGGAGATCGCGTCGTGGCGCCCGGTGACGCTCGACGACGTCGACCTGCTCACGGAGTTCGAGCACGCCCTCGCCGCGGCCGACCACCCCGAGTGGCGATCCAGCCGCGACGAGGTCGCCGACATGCTCGGGCGCAGCGAGCTCGACCTCGAGCGCGACACGCTGCTCGGGTTCGCGGCCGACGGCCGGCTCGCCGCGCACGGGCTCGTGCTGAGCCCCGCCGAGGCCGAGCTCATGGTGCGCAGCTTCGTGTTCGGCGGGGTGCACCCCGACTTCCGCGGGCGC
This portion of the Agromyces rhizosphaerae genome encodes:
- the rplQ gene encoding 50S ribosomal protein L17, which encodes MPKPTKGPRLGGGPAHERLMLANLASSLFTHKRITTTETKAKRLRPFAERLVTFAKRGDLHARRRVLSVIGDKSVVHELFAEIAPQVADRDGGYTRITKIGNRKGDNAPMAVIELVLEPVTPKAKPAKAAPAEEPAAEEPVAEEAVVEEAPVAEETAAEPAAEEADADAK